The Chloroflexota bacterium genomic sequence GCTTCTCGCCGACCAGAGCGCCATGGATGACATCGCTGCCGCCATCGCCAAGGTGCAACGAAACGTGGACCAACTGCAGGCAGTATATTCATAGTTCTCGGTGGAGGCGCGTCCCTGAGAACGCAACCTTCTGCGGGGGCCATGCCATCAGCACGGCGGGGCGCGGATAAACAGACTTCTGTTGGATTGAAGACCCCCTCTCCCGCAGGAGACTCGTGCATAAACTTTGCCGAGACGTGAAAGTCTCCTCCTCCGGCGGAGGCCATTGAATCCCTCCGTCATTCCGGCGCAAGCCGGAATCCAGGGGGAGTGGGTAGAAGCCGTGAAGCCGTTCTTCATCCCCCCAGCCCGATTCTCGCCCAGCAGGAGGGAGGGGGCTATCTCGCCTGGGCAGAGGTCAAGCAAGGCGCTCCGGTGGGTGAGCGCTAGCTGCCCGCCCCGCACGCGAAACGGGAGGCGAGGGAGAGTTTCCGTAGTCTTGCCTGTTTCACACAGGCCGCAGGGTCTCCGCAGGGACGATGAACCGTACGAGCCAGGATCTTTTCGCGCCGGCCCTCTCTCCCCAGGGAGAGCGGAGACCTCTCGCGCTGCGGACGGATGTTGTGCAAGGGTTTATTGGTGGCAAGAGCGCGGATTTCGTGCGGCAAGGAGGCGCGTATGAGCGGCAAACCCGTATGCTATGTGAACGGGCAACTCGTGCCGGAAAGCGCCAATGCGGTCTCGCCGCTTGACCGGGGTTTGCTGCTGGGGGACGGGCTATTCGAGACCATGCGCGTTGTGCGCGAGCGCGTGCTGCAGTGGGATCGGCACTGGGAACGGCTGCGCGGAGGGGCACAAGCGCTTGGACTTGCGTTGCCCTGGACCTCGGATGAACTGCGCGAAGCGGTCGACCGGACGCTGTACGCCAACAATCTGTGCGAGGCCACCGCCCGCCTCACGGTCACGCGCGGGACCAGTGCCGCGCGGGGTCTCCTGCCGCCAGGCGACACGCAGCCGACACTCCTCATTCGCGTAACGCCCTTCGCTCCTTACCCGGCCCACCTCTATCGCAACGGGATGCAAGTGATAGTCAGCCGCAGAGTTCACCGGAATGAGCAGTCGCCCCTGTCCCGCATCAAGTCGCTGTGCTATCTGGACAATGTTGTCGCCCGCCAAGAAGCGATGGAGAGTGACGCCGATGAGGCCTTGCTGCTCAACACGCAAGGCAGCGTGGTGTGCGCCACAACCGCGAATGTCTTTTGCGTGCAAGCAGGTCGCTTACACACGCCACCCGTAGCAGAAGGCGCGTTGCCGGGTACGATACGCGCTCTGGTGTGTGGAGAACTGGCACAGAAGCTGCAGTGCGGCGTCAAGATCTCGCGGCTAGACGAGGCAGCGTTGTTCTCGGCTGACGAGGTCTTTCTGACGAACGCCCTCATGGGCATTATGCCGGTATGCGCCATAGATGGACGGCCGCTTGGCGCGGGCGTTCCGGGCCCGGTCACGGGGCGATTTCGCGCCGCATATGAGGAGTGGTTAACAGCGCAAAGCGGGGCGAAAACAAGGTGACAAAGAGGGGTATTCACTGCTATACTAAATCCAGGTATGAGCGTATACCTGCTTGCTGCCTGATTTATGGGTCGGTGGGCGAGCGGTCAAAACCACCAGACTGTAAATCTGGCGCCGTAATGGCTACGGAGGTTCGAATCCTCCCCGGCCCACCGCGATAGTTCTCCGCGTGATAGAGAACGCTCTGGTCCCGTGGTGTAGTTGGCCTAACACACGGCCCTGTCAAGGCTGAGATCGCCGGTTCGAATCCGGTCGGGACCGCCCCCCTTTGAAGCGCTGCCCGGCAGCGGCTTCGGATAATTGGCAGCGCGAGAAGGATTGTGGAATCCACGACCCTTCTTTTACTTGGCGTAAGCTAGGCATGAGATCGCGGTGTTCTATCTGTGACTGCCGCGCCGCTACCCTCTGTTTCGATCGCGTACTCTCTGGCAGCATGCAGGCTTGGTGTCCTCTCATGAGCCTGGGGGTGTTGCCCGTGTCCATCCATCTGCGCAAATGAAGAAGCCGCGAGCGCATGCGCTCGCGGCTTCTTGAATCTCACACTCTTCAGCAAAATCGACGGCAGACTCTCTGTCTGCTCTTCTAGCGTCCTACCGGCTGCGCC encodes the following:
- a CDS encoding aminotransferase class IV; protein product: MSGKPVCYVNGQLVPESANAVSPLDRGLLLGDGLFETMRVVRERVLQWDRHWERLRGGAQALGLALPWTSDELREAVDRTLYANNLCEATARLTVTRGTSAARGLLPPGDTQPTLLIRVTPFAPYPAHLYRNGMQVIVSRRVHRNEQSPLSRIKSLCYLDNVVARQEAMESDADEALLLNTQGSVVCATTANVFCVQAGRLHTPPVAEGALPGTIRALVCGELAQKLQCGVKISRLDEAALFSADEVFLTNALMGIMPVCAIDGRPLGAGVPGPVTGRFRAAYEEWLTAQSGAKTR